The proteins below are encoded in one region of Salmo trutta unplaced genomic scaffold, fSalTru1.1, whole genome shotgun sequence:
- the LOC115184208 gene encoding mucin-12-like has translation MVSVRRRRLDFEHIVSTLPVKPLSSSAIWGVARFGSEAESLSLPQCQKAAPTTRTMHPPRLHTHCIRGDYTHSVLQQSSLSTLYWTPLPATSMFYSTVLSLSTLYWTPLPATSMSYSTVLSLSTLYWTPLPATSMSYSTVLSLSTLYWTPLPATSMSYSTVLSLSTLYWTPLPATSMSYSTVLSLSTLYWTPLPATSMSYSTVLSLSTLYWTPLPATSMSYSTVLSLSTLYWTPLPATSMSYSTVLSLSTLYWTPLPATSMSYSTVLSLSTLYWTPLPATSMSYSTVLSLSTLYWTPLPATSMSYSTVLSLSTLYWTPLPATSMSYSTVLSLSTLYWTPLPATSMTSTLHRFLSLLCHRCHPEGGTGQSGRLTVWRKYSRTSTTRTKNTFYLTAVFNTLTFMTVVVL, from the coding sequence ATGGTGTCGGTCAGGAGGAGAAGGTTGGACTTTGAGCATATTGTGAGCACCCTGCCAGTGAAGCCGCTGAGCAGCTCTGCTATCTGGGGTGTAGCTCGTTTTGGCTCGGAGGCCGAGAGTCTTTCACTTCCTCAGTGTCAGAAGGCCGCCCCAACTACGCGCACTATGCATccgccccgactacacacacactgcatccgcGGCGACTACACACACTCTGTGCTGCAACAGtcgtctctctctactctctactggaCTCCACTACCAGCCACCAGCATGTTCTACAGCaccgtcctgtctctctctactctctactggaCTCCGCTACCAGCCACCAGCATGTCCTACAGCaccgtcctgtctctctctactctctactggaCTCCGCTACCAGCCACCAGCATGTCCTACAGCACCGTCCTgtcactctctactctctactggaCTCCGCTACCAGCCACCAGCATGTCCTACAGCaccgtcctgtctctctctactctctactggaCTCCGCTACCAGCCACCAGCATGTCCTACAGCaccgtcctgtctctctctactctctactggaCTCCGCTACCAGCCACCAGCATGTCCTACAGCaccgtcctgtctctctctactctctactggaCTCCGCTACCAGCCACCAGCATGTCCTACAGCaccgtcctgtctctctctactctctactggaCTCCGCTACCAGCCACCAGCATGTCCTACAGCaccgtcctgtctctctctactctctactggaCTCCGCTACCAGCCACCAGCATGTCCTACAGCaccgtcctgtctctctctactctctactggaCTCCGCTACCAGCCACCAGCATGTCCTACAGCaccgtcctgtctctctctactctctactggaCTCCGCTACCAGCCACCAGCATGTCCTACAGCaccgtcctgtctctctctactctctactggaCTCCGCTACCAGCCACCAGCATGTCCTACAGCaccgtcctgtctctctctactctctactggaCTCCGCTACCAGCCACCAGCATGACTTCCACACTTCAtcggtttctctctctactctgccaCCGCTGCCATCCAGAGGGAGGTACAGGACAGTCGGGCAGGCTGACTGTGTGGAGGAAGTACAGCAGGACCTCCACTACCAGGACCAAGAATACCTTTTATCTGACTGCTGTTTTTAACACTTTAACATTTATGACTGTAGTGGTATTATAA